A single window of Maylandia zebra isolate NMK-2024a linkage group LG2, Mzebra_GT3a, whole genome shotgun sequence DNA harbors:
- the LOC143412443 gene encoding uncharacterized protein LOC143412443 isoform X1 encodes MSSTQKDQHGARSQRSQEADKPHRRKGEKKHTCDECGMEFTLKASLKQHQVIHTGERPFSCDLCGKSFSLKRSLKQHQLIHSGVKAYSCDQCGRAFTQSSHLQRHLVTHSGIKPYSCDICGKTFSQRGSRNTHLRIHTRHDVYCCEQCGKQFTTHTHLQRHMFTHTEERPYQCDRCEKTFKSPRHLRQHQQIHTRKRLYKCSYCEKQSDTDGSSSQPCHHCGGGKDFHCDLCGKTFSRQKTLKRHQRRHTGDKLKYCKECGRSFTTPSELKQHELIHSGVKKHLCDQCGSSFTTAGQLKTHKGVHTGEKPHKCRHCERSFSQSGNRNIHERTHIEGNYSCDQCDKSFRNLSSYSAHKRSHITNKLFHCYQCAQTFTSLSALCKHQRDHSGLKSLPSLDHSEFEDTERSSGFLWSDSKSLRSGSTEFR; translated from the exons atgagctcaacacagaag gaccaacatggagccagaagtcagcgctctcaggaggccgacaaacctcacagaagaaagggagagaaaaaacacacctgtgacgagtgtgggatggagtttactctgaaggcttcactaaaacagcatcaggtcatccacactggagagagaccgttcagctgtgacttgtgtggaaagtctttttccttgaagcgttccctaaaacaacaccaactcatccacagtggagttaaagcgtacagctgtgatcagtgtggcagagcttttactcaaagtagccacttacagaggcatctagttacccactctggaattaagccatacagctgtgacatctgtggaaaaactttcagccagagagggagccgaaatacacacctacgcattcacaccagacatgatgtgtactgctgtgaacagtgtggcaaacagtttacaactcacacacacttgcaacgacacatgtttacccacactgaggagagaccttatcaatgtgaccggtgtgagaagacttttaaatctccacgtcacctgagacaacaccaacagatccacaccagaaagagactctacaagtgcagctactgtgag aagcagagcgacacagatggatccagttctcaaccctgtcatcactgtggtggtgggaaagactttcattgtgacctctgtggaaaaactttcagtcggcaaaagaccctaaaaagacatcaacgtagacacactggagacaaactgaaatactgcaaagaatgtgggagaagcttcaccacaccaagtgagttaaaacaacatgaactgattcacagtggggttaaaaagcacctctgtgatcagtgtgggtcatccttcaccactgcaggtcagcttaaaacacacaaaggagtccacacaggagagaaaccacacaagtgcagacactgtgagagaagcttctcacagtcaggtaatcgtaacattcatgaacgaACACACAtagaaggaaactacagctgtgaccagtgtgacaagagcttcaggaatctcagttcatactctgcacacaaacgatcccacattactaataaactgtttcactgttaccaatgtgcccaaacattcacctcattgtctgctctgtgcaaacatcagcgcgatcactcagggctgaaatcactcccatcactggatcacagtgaatttgaagacacagaaagatcctctggtttcctctggtcagactcaaaaagcttgagatcaggctccacagagttcagatag